One Mesorhizobium loti genomic window carries:
- a CDS encoding S4 domain-containing protein: MVAEGRQRIDKWLFFSRAVKSRSLAAKLVVAGRVRINRDKAAQASDLVKPGDVLTITLDRRIFVWKVLGAGVRRGPAEEARTLYEDMSPPPTPKGEVLPDAIPALREAGSGRPTKRERRQTDRLLGEE, translated from the coding sequence ATGGTTGCTGAAGGCCGCCAGCGCATCGACAAATGGCTGTTCTTCTCGCGCGCGGTGAAATCGCGCTCGCTGGCGGCGAAGCTGGTTGTCGCCGGGCGGGTGCGCATCAATCGCGACAAAGCAGCGCAGGCCTCCGATCTGGTCAAGCCGGGCGACGTGCTGACCATCACGCTCGACCGCCGCATTTTCGTCTGGAAGGTGCTCGGCGCCGGGGTCAGGCGCGGCCCGGCTGAGGAAGCCCGCACCCTCTATGAGGACATGTCGCCCCCGCCGACGCCGAAGGGCGAGGTGCTTCCCGATGCCATCCCGGCGCTGCGCGAGGCCGGCAGCGGCCGCCCGACCAAAAGAGAGCGCCGGCAGACCGACCGTTTGCTTGGCGAAGAGTGA
- a CDS encoding 4Fe-4S ferredoxin gives MTYVVTDNCIKCKYMDCIEVCPVDCFYEGENMLVIHPDECIDCGVCEPECPADAIKPDTEPGLDKWLQINTEYAEKWPNITAKKEPPADAKTFDGEAGKFEKYFSAEPGEGD, from the coding sequence ATGACCTATGTCGTGACCGACAATTGCATCAAGTGCAAATACATGGACTGCATCGAGGTCTGTCCGGTCGACTGTTTCTACGAAGGCGAAAACATGCTCGTCATCCATCCCGACGAGTGTATCGACTGCGGCGTCTGCGAGCCCGAATGCCCCGCCGACGCGATCAAGCCCGACACCGAGCCCGGTCTCGACAAATGGCTGCAGATCAACACCGAATATGCCGAGAAATGGCCCAACATCACCGCCAAGAAGGAACCGCCGGCCGACGCCAAGACGTTCGACGGCGAGGCCGGCAAGTTCGAGAAATACTTCTCGGCCGAGCCCGGCGAAGGCGATTGA
- a CDS encoding transcriptional regulator, whose protein sequence is MATITPQKKSTGARHGFKTGEYIVYPAHGVGQIVSIDEQEVAGHKLELFVIDFQKDKMRLKVPVAKATSIGMRKLSEEDYVERALKVVQGRARVKRTMWSRRAQEYDAKINSGDLISISEVVRDLYRADNQPEQSYSERQLYEAALDRMAREIAAVNRMSETEAVRLIEVNLNKGPKRGAKADNEEAEQEEAA, encoded by the coding sequence ATGGCAACGATCACCCCACAGAAGAAGTCCACTGGTGCGCGTCATGGTTTCAAGACCGGCGAATACATTGTCTACCCGGCGCATGGCGTCGGCCAGATCGTGTCGATCGACGAGCAGGAAGTGGCCGGCCATAAGCTGGAACTGTTCGTCATCGACTTCCAGAAGGACAAGATGCGCCTGAAGGTGCCGGTCGCCAAGGCGACCTCCATCGGCATGCGCAAGCTGTCGGAAGAGGATTATGTCGAGCGTGCGCTGAAGGTCGTGCAGGGCCGCGCCCGCGTCAAGCGCACCATGTGGTCGCGCCGCGCCCAGGAATACGATGCCAAGATCAATTCCGGCGACCTGATCTCGATCTCGGAAGTCGTGCGCGACCTCTACCGTGCCGACAACCAGCCGGAGCAGTCCTATTCCGAGCGCCAGCTTTACGAGGCGGCACTCGACCGCATGGCCCGCGAGATCGCGGCCGTCAACCGCATGTCGGAAACCGAAGCCGTGCGCCTGATCGAGGTCAACCTCAACAAGGGCCCTAAGCGTGGCGCCAAGGCCGACAACGAGGAAGCCGAGCAGGAAGAAGCTGCCTGA
- a CDS encoding amino acid ABC transporter ATP-binding protein, protein MIGLTNIEKRFGDNLVLKGVTVAIAEGSVTALVGPSGGGKSTLLRCINLLEIPTSGTVRIGDETLEFRPGVKVPAADIRRLRLQTGMVFQNFQLFPHRTAIENVMEGLVTVLKWPTERARERALALLEKVGMAHKADAWPATLSGGQQQRVAIARALAPSPKVLLCDEPTSALDPELAQEVVDVLGKLASEGTTMVMATHDLRLASKIAQEAVFLDAGVVVEKGPSAVLFGNPERERTKRFIATLKQEAEKEGGGQA, encoded by the coding sequence ATGATCGGCCTCACCAACATCGAAAAGCGCTTCGGCGACAATCTCGTGCTGAAGGGCGTGACGGTCGCGATTGCCGAAGGCAGCGTCACGGCGCTTGTCGGCCCTTCGGGCGGCGGCAAGAGCACGCTGTTGCGCTGCATCAACCTCCTGGAAATCCCGACTTCGGGCACGGTGCGCATCGGCGACGAGACGCTTGAGTTTCGTCCGGGCGTCAAGGTGCCGGCCGCCGACATCAGGCGGCTGCGCCTGCAGACTGGCATGGTGTTCCAGAACTTCCAGTTGTTCCCGCACCGCACCGCGATCGAGAATGTCATGGAAGGGCTGGTGACGGTGCTGAAGTGGCCGACGGAGAGGGCGCGCGAGCGAGCGCTCGCTTTGCTGGAAAAGGTCGGCATGGCCCACAAGGCCGATGCCTGGCCGGCGACGCTCTCAGGTGGCCAGCAGCAGCGTGTGGCGATCGCCCGCGCCTTGGCGCCGTCGCCGAAAGTGCTGCTCTGCGACGAGCCGACCTCGGCGCTCGATCCGGAACTGGCGCAAGAGGTGGTCGACGTGCTTGGCAAGCTCGCCAGCGAAGGCACGACCATGGTGATGGCAACGCATGATCTGCGGCTTGCCTCCAAGATCGCTCAGGAAGCGGTGTTCCTCGATGCCGGCGTCGTCGTCGAAAAAGGGCCGTCGGCCGTGCTGTTCGGCAATCCGGAGCGTGAGCGGACGAAGCGGTTTATCGCGACGCTGAAGCAGGAAGCGGAGAAGGAGGGCGGGGGGCAGGCGTAG
- a CDS encoding amino acid ABC transporter permease, whose protein sequence is MPHWLQLMLESLPSLLWAALIFTVPLTLLSFVLGLTVGLGAALGRLFGPNPLVAVVRFYVWIFRGTPLLVQLFLIFYGLPSVGILLDAFTAALIGFTLNIGAYTSEIIRAAIGSVPKGQWEAAYSIGMTWSQAMRRTILPQAGRVAVPPLSNTFISLVKDTSLAAAITVPEMFQAAQRIVATTYEPLILYVEAAILYLAMSSVLSALQTRLEERLNRYGGFLEARS, encoded by the coding sequence GTGCCGCACTGGCTGCAACTGATGCTGGAGTCGCTGCCTTCGCTGCTCTGGGCCGCCCTGATCTTCACCGTGCCGTTGACGCTGTTGTCCTTCGTTCTCGGCCTGACCGTCGGCCTGGGCGCGGCACTCGGCCGGTTGTTCGGGCCGAACCCGCTGGTCGCGGTCGTGCGCTTCTATGTCTGGATATTCCGCGGCACGCCGCTTCTGGTGCAGTTGTTCCTGATCTTCTACGGCCTGCCGTCGGTCGGCATCCTGCTAGATGCTTTCACCGCAGCGCTGATCGGATTCACGCTGAACATCGGCGCTTACACGTCGGAAATCATCCGTGCGGCCATCGGCTCGGTGCCGAAGGGCCAGTGGGAAGCCGCCTATTCGATCGGCATGACCTGGAGCCAGGCGATGCGGCGCACCATCCTGCCGCAGGCCGGACGCGTCGCGGTGCCGCCGCTCTCCAACACCTTCATCTCGCTGGTCAAGGACACGTCGCTGGCCGCCGCCATCACCGTGCCGGAAATGTTCCAGGCGGCGCAGCGTATCGTCGCCACCACCTATGAGCCGCTGATCCTCTATGTCGAGGCAGCGATCCTCTATCTGGCGATGAGCTCGGTGCTGTCGGCCTTGCAGACGCGGCTGGAGGAACGGCTCAACCGCTATGGCGGCTTCCTGGAGGCACGCTCATGA
- a CDS encoding amino acid ABC transporter substrate-binding protein — translation MKWLKSLIVAGTLQALAVTAGHAGANLDQIKQAGTLKVGTEGTYAPFTYHDASGALVGFDVEIAKAIGDKLGVKVEFLEGKWDGLIAGLDVSRYDAVINEVGITDARKAKYDFSDPYIASKAVLIVRGDNTDIKTFADLKGKKSAQSLTSNFGKLAETNGAELVGTDGFDQSIQLLLTGRADATINDSLSFLDFKKHKPDANVKIAAQEENADYSGVIVRKGDPELVAAINKALADIKADGTYKKIADTYFGQDVSK, via the coding sequence ATGAAATGGCTCAAGTCGCTTATCGTCGCCGGAACGCTGCAGGCCCTGGCGGTCACCGCTGGCCACGCCGGCGCCAATCTCGACCAGATCAAGCAGGCCGGGACCCTCAAGGTCGGCACCGAGGGCACCTACGCACCCTTCACCTATCATGACGCTTCCGGCGCCCTGGTCGGCTTCGACGTCGAAATCGCCAAGGCAATCGGCGACAAGCTCGGCGTCAAGGTCGAGTTCCTCGAAGGCAAGTGGGACGGTCTGATCGCCGGCCTCGACGTCAGCCGCTATGACGCTGTCATCAACGAAGTTGGCATCACCGACGCCCGCAAGGCCAAGTATGATTTCTCTGATCCCTACATCGCCTCCAAGGCGGTGCTGATCGTGCGCGGCGACAACACCGACATCAAGACCTTCGCCGATCTCAAGGGCAAGAAGTCGGCGCAGTCGCTGACTTCGAACTTTGGCAAGCTGGCTGAGACGAACGGCGCCGAGCTGGTCGGTACCGACGGCTTCGACCAGTCGATCCAGCTGCTGCTCACCGGCCGCGCCGACGCTACGATCAATGACAGCCTGTCGTTCCTCGACTTCAAGAAGCACAAGCCCGACGCCAATGTGAAGATCGCCGCACAAGAGGAAAACGCCGACTATTCCGGCGTCATCGTGCGCAAGGGCGATCCGGAACTGGTCGCCGCCATCAACAAGGCGCTGGCCGACATCAAGGCCGACGGCACCTACAAGAAGATCGCCGACACCTATTTCGGCCAGGACGTTTCGAAGTAA
- a CDS encoding RNA polymerase factor sigma-32 produces MVRAAMKAPYLERDEEHRLALLWKEDNDQNALHCITVAHMRLVISMASKFRHYGLPLGDLIQEGHVGLLEAAARFEPEREVRFSTYATWWIRASMQDYILRNWSIVRGGTSSAQKALFFNLRRLRARLANGAEPLSNTALYHEVSVALGVSEADVAMMDSRLSAPDSSLNAPLADDAGATERMDFLVSDDPLPDEIVGDKIDVARRSLWLKAALAALNARELRIIEERRLTDEGATLEALGETLGISKERVRQIEARAMEKLKLALVKQNPEFLATAA; encoded by the coding sequence ATGGTCCGCGCGGCAATGAAGGCTCCCTACCTCGAACGCGATGAGGAACATCGGCTGGCCTTGCTCTGGAAGGAAGACAACGACCAGAACGCGTTGCACTGCATCACCGTCGCCCATATGCGGCTGGTCATTTCCATGGCCTCGAAATTCCGTCACTACGGCTTGCCGCTTGGTGACCTGATCCAGGAAGGCCATGTCGGTCTGCTGGAGGCCGCCGCCCGCTTCGAGCCCGAGCGCGAAGTGCGGTTTTCGACCTATGCAACGTGGTGGATCCGCGCCTCTATGCAGGACTACATCCTGCGCAACTGGTCGATCGTGCGCGGCGGAACGAGTTCGGCGCAGAAAGCCCTGTTCTTCAATCTGCGACGCCTGCGCGCCCGGCTGGCGAACGGCGCGGAGCCGCTCTCCAACACAGCGCTCTACCACGAGGTGTCGGTTGCGCTTGGTGTCTCCGAGGCTGATGTGGCGATGATGGATTCACGGCTGTCCGCGCCCGACTCCTCCCTGAACGCGCCGCTTGCCGACGATGCGGGCGCCACCGAGCGGATGGATTTCCTGGTTTCGGACGACCCCCTGCCCGACGAGATCGTCGGCGACAAGATCGATGTCGCGCGTCGTTCCCTCTGGCTGAAAGCGGCTCTCGCTGCCCTCAACGCCCGGGAGCTTCGCATCATCGAGGAACGCCGGCTGACCGACGAAGGCGCCACGCTCGAAGCCCTCGGCGAAACGCTGGGCATTTCCAAGGAACGCGTCCGCCAGATCGAGGCGCGCGCCATGGAAAAGCTGAAGCTGGCGCTGGTGAAACAGAACCCGGAATTTCTGGCGACGGCCGCCTGA
- a CDS encoding Peptidase C14 caspase catalytic subunit p20 yields MGYQTITKVGFAMLKRYAFLAALIIMSLSTLDARADRRVALVIGNSQYQQIPALKNPDKDAEDVSNTFRQAGFDVFVAKDVTKLQFEEKFRNYLAAADGADLAVVYYSGHGFQIGGENFLIPVDASLKDAADMEVQTIRLDDVLQQLRTKSKIQMIILDACRNDPFPRKDYWLRDQLIVSGGTGLAQVTGSQNALIAFATEPGSVAYDGSGDLSPFSSAFSRRALAPNQEIRAVMAAVRRDVVKATNGRQVPWENSSLIDDVVLMREAEQPALPAPDAQQSQQVAERGIQAAAAAEAIENHDISVPVGVGPIALKLDFPAKDASINLKLAGYPAVGTLSLPDRVLSPQSSLMAAEVDQLRYEPQIGSVAPVEIGFQIRAGDASKRATMTLSPSIDPCDQAAGEPLDLQGVVPGRLPNEIAGGAVEACEAAVKAYPDIARFRYELGRALLAAGNIDEARKAIQEASDKGHVRAVYELGYLASSGIGMPVDATQANGLYSQASDRGDPYAMSAWGRALFNGVGVQRDTGKGLDLMLTAAAMGHIGAMNDLAMIFKEGRNGVPADPARALAFLRAGIERQEAYSMGVLGLSPRPSTLTVAACKPKVVTKVITKIKVIRTPVPKAPPPKIVKPRVPIVPGETGPAPWRGGNGGDSDHNTGGGNTGGGNTAG; encoded by the coding sequence TTGGGCTACCAGACCATAACAAAGGTGGGTTTTGCCATGCTGAAACGCTACGCGTTCCTTGCGGCCTTGATTATCATGAGCCTCTCGACGCTCGACGCTCGCGCCGATCGAAGGGTTGCGCTGGTGATCGGCAATTCGCAGTACCAGCAAATCCCGGCGCTCAAGAATCCGGACAAGGACGCTGAGGACGTTTCGAACACGTTCCGGCAGGCCGGTTTCGACGTGTTCGTCGCCAAGGACGTGACCAAGCTCCAATTCGAAGAGAAGTTCCGCAACTATCTGGCCGCCGCCGACGGCGCCGATCTCGCCGTCGTCTATTATTCCGGCCACGGCTTTCAGATCGGCGGCGAGAATTTCCTGATCCCGGTCGATGCGTCGCTGAAGGATGCGGCCGACATGGAGGTCCAGACAATCAGGCTTGACGACGTGCTGCAGCAATTGCGCACGAAGTCGAAGATCCAGATGATCATCCTCGATGCCTGCCGCAACGATCCGTTCCCGCGCAAGGACTACTGGCTGCGCGACCAATTGATCGTCTCCGGCGGCACCGGGCTCGCGCAGGTAACAGGCTCGCAGAATGCGCTGATTGCCTTTGCCACCGAGCCCGGCTCCGTCGCCTATGACGGGTCCGGCGATCTTAGCCCCTTCTCATCGGCCTTTTCCCGCCGCGCGCTGGCGCCGAACCAGGAAATCCGCGCCGTCATGGCGGCGGTGCGCCGCGATGTGGTCAAGGCGACCAATGGCAGGCAGGTTCCGTGGGAGAATTCCTCGCTGATCGACGATGTCGTGCTGATGCGCGAGGCGGAGCAACCGGCGCTGCCGGCGCCCGACGCCCAGCAAAGCCAGCAAGTAGCGGAGCGCGGTATCCAGGCCGCCGCAGCCGCCGAAGCTATCGAAAATCACGACATCAGCGTCCCGGTCGGCGTCGGTCCGATTGCGCTGAAGCTGGATTTTCCGGCCAAGGATGCCTCGATCAACCTCAAACTGGCCGGCTATCCGGCCGTTGGAACGCTGTCTTTGCCGGATCGCGTCCTGTCGCCGCAGTCGAGCCTGATGGCCGCTGAAGTCGATCAATTGCGCTACGAGCCGCAGATCGGCTCGGTGGCTCCCGTCGAGATTGGCTTTCAAATCCGCGCCGGCGACGCGTCGAAACGGGCGACGATGACACTGTCGCCGAGCATCGACCCCTGCGACCAGGCCGCCGGCGAGCCGCTCGACCTGCAAGGCGTCGTCCCCGGCCGGTTACCGAACGAGATTGCGGGCGGCGCGGTCGAGGCTTGCGAGGCGGCGGTGAAAGCCTATCCCGATATCGCCCGCTTCCGTTACGAACTCGGGCGGGCGCTGCTGGCCGCCGGCAACATCGACGAGGCCAGGAAGGCCATCCAGGAAGCGTCCGACAAGGGACACGTCCGCGCCGTCTACGAGCTCGGCTACCTCGCCTCCTCGGGAATAGGGATGCCCGTGGATGCCACGCAAGCGAATGGTCTCTATTCGCAAGCGTCCGACAGGGGCGACCCCTACGCCATGAGCGCGTGGGGCCGCGCCCTGTTCAATGGCGTCGGCGTCCAGCGCGATACCGGCAAAGGACTTGACCTCATGCTCACGGCAGCAGCGATGGGGCATATCGGCGCCATGAATGATCTTGCGATGATCTTCAAGGAAGGCCGCAATGGCGTGCCCGCCGATCCGGCCCGTGCCTTGGCTTTCCTCAGGGCCGGCATCGAGCGGCAAGAGGCCTATTCGATGGGCGTTCTCGGTCTTTCGCCCAGGCCAAGCACGCTGACGGTCGCGGCGTGCAAGCCCAAGGTGGTGACGAAAGTCATCACGAAGATAAAGGTGATCCGTACACCTGTCCCAAAAGCGCCGCCGCCGAAGATCGTCAAGCCAAGGGTCCCGATAGTGCCGGGGGAAACCGGACCAGCGCCCTGGCGTGGCGGCAATGGCGGCGACTCTGACCACAACACCGGCGGTGGCAACACTGGCGGTGGCAATACTGCCGGATGA
- a CDS encoding peptidase: MNPLARFLALAGFAVALASCQMFTPPEVQESGFQPSDRPITVDNVGANNKLAELAKAQHPRILATYGGEYSDPKLERMVAKVVGNLTVVSANPTQTYRITILNSPNVNAFALPGGYLYITRGLLALANDSSELAAVIAHEMGHVTANHGLQRQQLEAEEGLATKVVSDVLGDSPTAKAALIRGKLRLAQFSRNQELEADAIGIKSIGEAGYDPYAAGRFLQSMSAYTDFRSISGATDASLDFLATHPNTPQRIDLAQRHARQFGMPGVGTRDRDSFLAGIDGLLYGDTPEEGYVRGETFLHPGLGVSFTVPDGFIIDNSAAAVTATGPGDIAIRFDGVSIDKNRALTDYIRSGWVAGLDDSTVKQETINGNEAATAHAGAEGWQFDIAVIRAGGQVYRLLTAAPSASTSLETVARSVSGSFRILSPAEKAALKPLHIRVLTVQPGQTMGSLAAQMVGVDRKLDLFRVLNALSPGAAVSAGDKVKIVTDK, encoded by the coding sequence ATGAATCCGCTGGCGCGCTTTCTGGCGCTGGCCGGCTTTGCCGTGGCCTTGGCAAGCTGCCAGATGTTCACGCCTCCGGAAGTCCAGGAGTCCGGCTTCCAGCCGTCCGACAGGCCGATCACGGTCGACAATGTCGGCGCCAACAACAAGCTTGCCGAACTCGCCAAGGCGCAGCATCCGCGCATCCTGGCCACCTATGGTGGCGAGTATTCCGATCCCAAGCTCGAGCGCATGGTTGCCAAGGTGGTCGGCAATCTGACCGTGGTGTCGGCGAACCCGACCCAGACCTATCGCATCACCATTCTCAATTCGCCGAACGTCAACGCTTTCGCGCTGCCGGGCGGCTATCTCTACATCACGCGCGGCCTTTTGGCGCTCGCCAATGATTCGTCGGAACTCGCCGCCGTCATCGCGCATGAGATGGGCCACGTCACCGCCAATCACGGCCTGCAGCGTCAGCAGCTGGAGGCCGAGGAAGGCCTGGCGACCAAGGTGGTCTCGGATGTGCTCGGCGACAGCCCGACCGCCAAGGCGGCATTGATCCGCGGCAAGCTCCGACTGGCGCAGTTCTCGCGCAACCAGGAGCTGGAGGCGGATGCCATCGGCATCAAGTCGATCGGCGAAGCCGGCTACGATCCCTATGCCGCTGGCCGCTTCCTGCAGTCGATGTCGGCCTATACCGACTTCCGCTCGATCAGCGGTGCCACCGATGCCAGCCTCGACTTCCTGGCGACGCACCCCAACACGCCACAGCGTATCGACCTGGCGCAGCGTCACGCCCGCCAGTTCGGCATGCCCGGGGTCGGCACGCGCGACCGCGATTCTTTCCTCGCCGGCATAGACGGCCTGCTCTATGGCGATACGCCGGAAGAAGGCTATGTGCGCGGCGAGACCTTCCTTCATCCGGGCCTCGGCGTCTCCTTCACGGTGCCGGACGGTTTCATCATCGACAATTCGGCGGCGGCGGTGACGGCGACGGGGCCGGGCGACATTGCGATCCGCTTCGACGGCGTCTCGATCGACAAGAACCGCGCCTTGACCGACTACATCAGAAGCGGCTGGGTGGCCGGTCTCGACGACAGCACCGTCAAGCAGGAAACCATCAACGGCAACGAGGCCGCGACCGCGCATGCCGGCGCGGAAGGCTGGCAGTTCGATATCGCGGTGATCCGCGCCGGCGGCCAAGTCTACCGGCTGCTGACCGCGGCACCGTCGGCCAGCACCTCGCTGGAGACGGTGGCGCGCTCGGTCAGCGGGTCGTTTCGTATCCTCAGTCCTGCGGAAAAGGCGGCCTTGAAGCCGCTGCATATCCGTGTGCTCACCGTGCAGCCGGGCCAGACCATGGGCTCGCTCGCCGCGCAGATGGTCGGCGTCGACCGCAAGCTCGACCTGTTCCGGGTGCTCAATGCGCTGTCGCCGGGGGCCGCGGTTTCGGCCGGCGACAAGGTCAAGATCGTCACCGACAAGTAA
- a CDS encoding thiamine ABC transporter ATP-binding protein yields the protein MSDGAVGRKGVPVRLDKVSFSYGEALIAFDVGFAAAEITAIMGPSGSGKSTLLNLIAGFETPQSGRVLIGGADVGAAPPAARPVSMVFQENNLFAHLSVEQNVGLGRSPALRLTEADRIAIAEALERTGLGGKERRLPHELSGGERQRVALARVLVRDRPVLLLDEPFASLGPALRDDMLDLVAGLHAERGMTVLFVTHQPQDAHRIGQNVVFLDNGAVAATGSAEDFFAGAGPEVFQRYVGASAGNAVSRDIARKPT from the coding sequence ATGTCTGACGGGGCGGTGGGCAGGAAGGGCGTTCCGGTACGGCTGGACAAGGTCTCGTTCAGCTATGGCGAGGCGCTGATTGCTTTCGATGTCGGGTTCGCCGCGGCGGAAATCACCGCCATTATGGGGCCGAGCGGTTCGGGAAAGTCGACGTTGCTCAACCTGATCGCTGGCTTCGAGACACCGCAGTCCGGCCGCGTGCTGATCGGCGGGGCCGATGTCGGCGCCGCGCCGCCAGCCGCGCGGCCGGTGTCGATGGTGTTCCAGGAAAACAATCTTTTTGCCCATCTTTCCGTCGAGCAGAATGTCGGGCTCGGCCGCTCGCCAGCGCTGCGGCTGACCGAGGCCGATCGAATCGCCATCGCCGAGGCGTTGGAACGCACAGGGCTTGGCGGCAAGGAAAGACGCTTGCCGCATGAACTCTCCGGCGGCGAGCGCCAGCGTGTTGCGTTGGCGCGCGTCCTGGTGCGCGATCGCCCGGTGCTTCTGCTCGACGAACCCTTTGCTTCGCTGGGGCCGGCCTTGCGCGACGACATGCTCGATCTGGTTGCCGGCTTGCATGCCGAACGCGGCATGACAGTGCTGTTCGTCACGCATCAGCCTCAGGATGCCCACCGGATCGGCCAGAATGTGGTGTTTCTGGACAATGGTGCAGTCGCTGCCACCGGCAGCGCGGAAGATTTCTTTGCCGGGGCTGGTCCGGAGGTGTTCCAGCGCTATGTCGGTGCGAGTGCCGGGAATGCGGTATCACGAGATATTGCCCGGAAGCCGACATAA
- a CDS encoding thiamine transporter membrane protein, whose product MGAATLSTASPPPRLADTASRHPRSDPPHKGEGGRRASDSRISAGIIALAAITLLIGGAFAGLLVEGAHDLSGAWAAFDPYLLRVVRFTLWQAALSTLLSVIPALFVARALSRHPRFFGRAFILQLFAVPLALPAIVAALGILALYGRAGYFAGLFSAVGGQGWPGIYGLPGILVAHVFFNLPLATRLFLEALQTIPADQWRLASQLGMGARPAFRLIEWPTLRGALPGVAGLVFMLCITSFTIVLTLGGGPAATTLEVGIYQALRFDFDPARAVALTTLQIALTFVVVLALTRLGANVVGDTNLPVAPRRYLSVNGTETTLNAALIVLALLFVVGPMAATVLAGLGADLGRLAGEATVRQVTLTSAVLAFLSALLSVMLSLALTMARRALALNRRAGPRTVLEHATDTGAGFVLVVPPIVIGAGWFLLLRHAGDVFAIAPVMVATVNAVMAMPFALRAVRPAYDAASERHERLCAQLGISGWARLRLVDWPSLRRPLATAFAFAMALSLGDLGVIALFGSDSVQTLPYLLLSRMGSYRTEDAAGLALLLGLVCLALVLAADWLGREKVRNV is encoded by the coding sequence GTGGGGGCTGCGACGCTGAGCACTGCCTCACCCCCACCCCGGCTCGCGGACACCGCTTCGCGGCATCCGCGTTCCGACCCTCCCCACAAAGGGGAGGGTGGAAGGCGCGCGTCTGACTCCCGCATCAGTGCCGGCATCATCGCGCTCGCCGCCATCACACTGCTGATCGGCGGCGCGTTTGCCGGGCTGCTTGTCGAAGGCGCTCATGACCTTTCGGGCGCCTGGGCAGCTTTCGATCCCTATCTCCTACGTGTCGTGCGCTTCACGCTCTGGCAGGCAGCCCTTTCGACCCTGCTCTCGGTTATCCCAGCTCTGTTCGTCGCACGCGCGCTGTCGCGGCATCCGCGTTTTTTCGGCCGCGCCTTCATCCTGCAGCTCTTCGCCGTGCCGCTGGCGCTGCCGGCGATCGTCGCGGCGCTCGGCATTCTCGCGCTTTACGGCCGCGCCGGCTATTTCGCCGGGCTGTTCAGCGCCGTCGGCGGTCAGGGCTGGCCAGGCATCTATGGCCTGCCCGGCATTCTCGTCGCCCACGTCTTCTTCAACCTGCCGTTGGCGACGCGGCTGTTCCTTGAGGCGCTGCAGACCATTCCCGCCGACCAATGGCGGCTGGCGAGCCAGCTCGGCATGGGGGCGCGGCCGGCGTTCCGGCTGATCGAATGGCCGACGCTGCGCGGTGCCTTACCCGGCGTCGCCGGTCTGGTCTTCATGCTCTGCATCACATCCTTCACCATCGTTTTGACGCTGGGCGGTGGGCCGGCCGCGACGACGCTGGAGGTCGGCATTTACCAGGCGCTGCGCTTCGATTTCGATCCCGCGCGGGCTGTCGCCCTGACGACGCTGCAGATCGCGCTCACCTTCGTCGTGGTGCTGGCGCTGACGCGGCTTGGCGCCAATGTCGTCGGCGACACCAACCTGCCGGTCGCGCCGCGCCGCTATCTCTCCGTCAACGGGACCGAGACCACACTGAACGCCGCGCTTATCGTGCTGGCGCTGCTGTTCGTTGTCGGACCCATGGCGGCCACGGTGCTCGCCGGGTTAGGGGCCGATCTCGGCCGGCTCGCCGGCGAAGCCACTGTTCGGCAGGTTACACTGACCAGTGCGGTGCTGGCCTTCCTGTCGGCGCTGCTTTCGGTGATGCTGTCGCTGGCCCTGACCATGGCGCGACGGGCACTGGCGTTGAACCGCCGCGCCGGTCCAAGGACAGTGCTCGAACATGCAACCGACACCGGCGCCGGTTTTGTCCTGGTCGTGCCGCCGATCGTCATCGGCGCCGGCTGGTTCCTGTTGCTGCGCCATGCCGGCGATGTCTTTGCCATCGCCCCGGTCATGGTCGCCACCGTCAATGCTGTTATGGCGATGCCGTTCGCGCTGCGCGCCGTCCGCCCCGCCTATGACGCGGCGAGCGAGCGTCACGAACGGCTCTGCGCGCAGCTCGGCATTTCCGGCTGGGCGAGGCTGCGGCTGGTGGACTGGCCGTCATTGCGGCGGCCGCTCGCCACCGCTTTTGCTTTCGCCATGGCGCTGTCGCTTGGCGATCTCGGCGTCATTGCGCTGTTCGGCAGTGATTCCGTGCAGACCTTGCCTTACCTTCTGCTTTCGCGCATGGGCAGCTACCGCACCGAGGACGCCGCCGGCCTGGCGCTGTTGCTTGGCCTGGTCTGCCTCGCTTTGGTACTGGCCGCGGATTGGCTGGGAAGGGAAAAGGTCCGTAATGTCTGA